Proteins encoded by one window of Rhinolophus ferrumequinum isolate MPI-CBG mRhiFer1 chromosome 13, mRhiFer1_v1.p, whole genome shotgun sequence:
- the LOC117032741 gene encoding transcription initiation factor IIA subunit 2-like: protein MAYQSYRNTTLGNSLQESLDELIQASLNMCRFCDEVWTFVLNDVEFREVTELAKVDKVKIVACEGRNTGSSTTE, encoded by the coding sequence ATGGCATACCAGTCATACAGAAAtaccactttgggaaacagtcttCAGGAAAGCCTTGATGAGCTCATACAGGCCTCTCTAAACATGTGCAGATTCTGTGATGAGGTGTGGACTTTTGTATTGAATGATGTTGAATTCAGAGAGGTGACAGAACTTGCTAAAGTGGATAAAGTGAAAATTGTAGCCTGTGAGGGTAGAAATACTGGCTCCAGTACTacagaatga